CACGCGGAAAGGAGCTTTCCACGTATGTTTCGGATCTTCTGAAAGAGTTTGATACCGGAATGGCAAAAGTGGGCACGAATAAAGTCTCCATGATCTATGTCACCGGTGTTGACGGCAACTCAGTTCATCTGATCGGTTCCGGCGAGAATTCGTATCACGGTGAAGTAATCAACTATCTGGCAGACAATCTTGCAGGACCTGCTGTTACGGGCAGCGGATTAGGCGATGAGTATACGATGGAGGATATCCTTTCGATGAATCCGGATTATATCATTGTAGCTTACACCGCTGATCATGCCTATTACAATGATATTCTGAACGGAGAAATGTGGCAGTCACTTTCTGCTGTGAAGAATGGAAATGTTTACGAGGCACCGTATGGTCCCTACAGCTGGATGGGAGGTCCACCCTCAGTTCAGCGGCTCCTTTCAATGATCTGGCTTGGTAATTTGTTCTACCCTGATGTGTTCAATTACAACGTCGAAGACAACGTCAAGGAATTCTACTCATTGTTCTTCAGGTACGATCTTAGCGATTCAGATTATGACCAACTGACGATCTATGCAAAGAACGATTCATCTGCAAATTCTACGCAGACTCCCGTTCCATTAGCAGGAATCCTTGTAGGTCTTTGTGCTGCATCAGTTTTTGCTATTGCAAAAAGACGATAATCAGAATGAAAAATGCCGGTTGTTCCGGCTTATCCCTTTCATTTTTTAAAATCTGTTTTGGCTATACTTACTTAAATCATCAGAGGAAAGAGTAATGCATCAATGCAAAAGTTTGATGTGATTCTTATTGGGATCGGCAAAACCGGGAAAATCCTTGCAAAACAATCTGCGGCGGCAGGGAAATCAGTGGCGGTCATAGAAAAATCCGCTGACATACCTAACGGGACCTCTGTTGATCAGGCAGATATCGTATCACACTTTCTTGTGCACAAATCGGATTTTGTGAAGCTCCATCCCGGCCTCTCCTTTGATGAAAAGGATATTTGGTATAGGAGAGCCATCCAGGAGAAGCGTCGGTTTCAGGCAACGCTCGTAAATAATGATCTTGATGAGCTGGAAAAGCTTGACAATGTTACCGTCTTTCGCGGTTCAGGGTCGGTCATCTTTGAGAATGAAGTCCAGATAAAATCCTCAAAGGAGACATCGGTCATTTCCGGATCCGAGATCGTATTTGCTTCCGTAGATCGATACATGTTTCCCGAGATCAGCGGGATTGATACCTGCCCGATCGTTTATACCCGTGAGATGCTCATGGATCTTGTGGATCTTCCAAAAAGGCTCGTCATTCTTGGCGGGGGCCAGGTCGGGCTTGAAACCGCTTCGATCTATGCGGGATTTGGCTCTACCGTCACTTTCTTAGACGAAGAGATGGTGTTTCTTTCAGAAGAAGATGAGGATATTGCTGCTGAGATCAAAAAAGCTCTTGAAGAACGGGGTGTTACCTTTAAACTCGGCTCTCATGTCGAGAAAATAGTAATGGAAAAGCGATCATCCTTGATCTCTTTGACCTCCGAGGGACAAAAACAGGAGATATCGGCCGATGCGATCCTCATAAGTCCCTGCGTGGATCATGCCGCAAATGACGATCACCGTACGTCCTGCAGTATGTGCATCTCCCCGCCTTTTTCGCGTGTTGGACAAACTGAACGGGAGGCACGGGCGGCCGGATGCAATGTTCTGATCACAACAATTCCTGCAAGCAGCATCTTAATGGCTCAGGTCATCGGTCAGACAACCGGAATGATGAAAACGATCATCGATGCCGATACAAAAAAGATCCTCGGCGCCGGATTATTTTGTGCAGGGTCGGATGAAATCATCATCATCATACAACTGGCAATGGACCGGGATGTCGACTACACGGTTTTGCGTGACCAGGTGTTTCCTCATCCGACCATTGCCGAAGCGTTCAACGAATTATTTTCGGTGTGATAGAGCGAGATTTTTTATTTTTTCATTACCGGGATTTGGATCTCTGAGAGCCAGTCAGCGATGTTTTCCTTGTTCCAGATCCCGTCGATGTAACTCTCTCTCGGGCTTCCTGTTACCGTGTATCCGTTTTCCTCGATCCATTTGAATATGAATGCATATGCCTCACCAAGATTGCTGTAAGATCCTTTGTGCATTACTGATACTGCGGTGATGGCCGGCATTTTTTTGAATTTGATGTCACCCACTTCATTGCCGAATCTCTCAACTGCTTCACAATACTCGACATTTATGTCTTTTTCCCGATATTCCCCATCGAGATACACGACAAAGCAGTAACCCGGCACCGTACATTTGAGGTCAGGGTTTGCTGCCGCACATTCCGCGCCTATTGCCGGAATCTCCGTGAAGTATGCATCATAGTTCGGGATCGTCATTTTTTTCGAGTAGACGATACACTCGGGGATTTCTTTGATGGTTGCCTGATAATTCATAAAATATTCTTCCTCCTTTCCTTGTAAGATAAAATCGATACGGGAGAGCTGGTCGGTTTTTTCCTTAAGTTCCGTTTCAAGTCCGGCTCTTCTTTTTTCGAGAATTCCTGCGGCATCTTCTCCAGAGATTATTTTCTTTATCTCATCGAGTGAGAGACCTGCCTGCTGAAGAGACTGGATGTAGTGAAGCTTTACAAGCTGACCGGTCGTGTAATAACGGTAGCGTGCAAGGTCGACCTTTTCCGGTTCAAGGATCCCGATTTCGTCATAATACCGCAGAGTTTTTACGGTGGTTTTGCTCATCTTCGAGAACTCGCCGATCCTAAACATCATCTCTCCCAAGGTACGATTATATTTGTGTGATAAATTCAGTATCTACTCTCCGGCAGCAGGAGAGTTGCAACTCTTTTACGTTGTTTTTTCCAAAAAGAGGAATTATGAGCATTCACGCATATCCGGGCGGGTGTTCTTCCTTGTGCTTCTCATCATCTTTGCAGCCATAGAACTTTTCATAGAAGGCGGTGAAGTTCTTTTCGCATTTGGTGATGAGTCCTTCGTCAACATTCTCCTTTGGGATATTTTTTGCCAGTTCGGCGGAAAGGATCTCGACCAGCTGGAAGACGGAGTCGGGTGTCATGGTGATTTTGGTTTCGGTCCCGTTGTAGAGCACAAGCTCAAGGTTGAGTATCCAGAGAGGGGTATCACCCTCCCGTTTGAAGGTGTTGACATCGATCATATGCCAGTCTTCGTCCATGGTGCCGGCAGAGAGCGTGTATGCCTGTTGGACACGGTTCCCGTACAGCGATGTTAGATGCTGGATGATCCAGACGGCACTTTTCTGTTTTTCATCTTTGATCGCATAGAGCAGATCTTCGAAGAATGCCGCTGAGTTGACATGACAGGCCGTCATGAGGACCATAGTAGCATTTGCTCCAAGCAGCATCGACATTGCGTTGACGAGTTTCGGGAAGGTTTTCCTGTCGATCGGGTCAACGAGATGATATTCTAAGACTTCCCTGATTGGCTCAAGAATGGTGGGATTTGTTTCGAGAATCTCTGCAAGAGATGCAAGATCAGTAAGGAACTGTTCAGGAACAGGTTTGTGGGTATCGTGCGGCTGTTCTTCAGGCTTAGTGACTATATCTTCTGCAAGGGCTGTTTTCTTTGAAGTTTTTGCCGATTTGGGCTCAGTTGTTTTATCCGGTTTGGGTTTTGCCGTTCGTTTTTTCGGCGCAGGAGAGGAGGTATCGTTCATGATAAAGAGGTACATCTTTTAGAGATGAAAAGATGTTCGTTTGAGATCATCGGATCAAAGAGTAAGGTTCAAAAAAAAGTGTACCCGAGAGGATGGGTACATGTCGTAATCCATTCTACACGGTTTAGATGTAGGGGTTACGGAGTGGTTTGAGAGCCGGGTGCTCCTTGTGCAGCCTGTGCTCAAGGTACTTCTGGTTCTTGGTGATCTTCTCGGTTGCGAGTTTCTCGACGAGTTCAAGACCTGGCTTGACTCCGTCCATTGACTCAGCAATGATCCAGCCTGCTTCGACTGCCTTGTTGAAGGCTGCCTCACCGGCTGCCGAGCGAACGAAGACGGTAGACCATCCATCCGGAGTTCCGACGGAACCGGTTGAGATATCTGCCATGTTTGCGACGTAGTCAAGACAGACGTGACATCCGGGCTGCTCATACTTGTGAGTGACCTTTAAGGGGATCTGTGAGTTTACACCGCGTTCGGTGTAGACAGAGAATTTGCCCTTTCCGATGTCCATCTTGGTGACATTGTCGATCTTGGTTGCACAGTGGTCTTCGACCATCTGGAAGAGTCCCTGGTAGGGGAAGTTCTCCATACAGAAGATACCAAGTGCAAGTGCGATCTTGTCGGGGACGTCACGCATACCGATCGGGTACAGCTGTGCTTTGCGTACTGCCTGGATCTGGCATGGGGTTCCGACGATACCGATCTTGTCAAGACCATAGCTGCGGGTTGCCTCTTTGATCAGTGCAAGGTTCGGTGATACTGAGTATTTCGTTCCACGTGCTGCGAAGAGTTCTTCTACAGTTGTGGCGATCATTGGTTCAGGCTTGTATGGCTCTGATCCTGGTCCTGCGACGATTGCTCCGTCAATAATGCCTGTCTCAAGTGCGTAGGCAAACATTGATGTGACGATTCCTCCGTCCTGGGCCTTTGCGAGAATGTCTTCGCAGCCGGATTTAGCTTTGTAGACTGCCTTGTATTGTCCAAGATATTCCATTTTTTTCGCCTCCGGACCCTCAGGGTTTCATAACCTCTCCAATGAGGTTAGTGATTGCTTCATACTGTCCACAGACTTCGAAGCTGAAGAAGCTTCTCGGGCACTGTGCGTAGCATGCTCCACATTTGATACAGAGGTCACGTTCGACCTGCGGCTTACCATACTGGATCGTGACTGCACGGACCGGGCAAGCTGCTGCGCAGCTGCCGCATCCGCAGCAGAGACCCTGGTTGATGACTTCGGTCATCAGGTCGCAGCCGCATGCTTCGGTTCCTGCTGCTGCAAGGCTCATAAGGGGCGTAAGGTATGCGGTTGCAAGTGCCTTCTGCTCGTCATTTCCTTTGAGTAACAGGAATGCCATAAGACAGACGTTTCTGATCTGTTGTGGTGTCGGTGCACATCCGGGGATGTACACGTCGACCTTGATCAGGTCGCCGATTGGCAGGAAACCCTCATGCTGGGGTTGGTTCTGCTGTCCGCCGCGGCAGAAACGGGTGGTGTTTCCGTAGCAGGCACAGCCTCCGAGAGCTACAACAATTGCTGCATTCTCACGGGTTTCTAAAATCTCTTCCATTGAGCACTCGTCGTTGATACAGACGGAACCCTCGACTAATGCGACATCCATTTTTGGGATGTGGCGCACATCGGCGAGAGTCAGACAGTAGACGAGGTCAGCGTATTTGTCGAGGATTGTAAGTAATCCTTCGTAGTTATCTGCAAGGGACACGAGACATCCGGTACAACCGCTCATGTGTACATGTCCTACAGTAATCTTGTCAGCCACTGGCTTCTCCTCCTTTGGTTTTGTAATAATTGGCTTTTGTTCGACCTTTGCGTCAGCTGGTTTTGCACCAGGCTTTGCGTCCTGTTTTCCCTCGCTGACAGCCTCATTACCGAACAGTAAGCCTTTGAGTTTATCTAATAATCCCATTTTTCAGCTCTCTAATTCCTGTAAGATGACAGTTACAGTTTTGGGAACAGCTCCTTGAACTTCCGGGCTTAATTCGAGGGCAAAGTCCTCTGAGTCCGGAGCAGGAATATACCCGGGCTGGCACCCGATAATAATAATTTCCATTTTTCCTTTCAGTCTGCCGATTGGATCGAGCAGATTTCCGGAATGGGCATCCATGTAACGTTCTTGTCTGCCTTCCGGCAGAAGGTCGGCGGGGATTTTCGTAACATCTCCGGGTTTTCCCCCGAAATCCATACAGTCCACAATGATCAGTTTCTTTGTGACTTCCGGTTCCAGCATCGAAAAGATGAGGTGAGGGCCGCCAAGGCCGACATCCATTGCTTTTACATTGTCGGGAAGTTCGTAGTCAGCTAAAGCTCTGATCACTGCCGGACCAAATCCGTCGTCGCCAAAGAGTTCGTTACCGACACCGGCGATCATTATTTCTGGGAACAGTCCTTCCATGGTATATGCTTACTCAAGGAGCTTCTGTGCAACGAGCTTGTTGTTTTCATCCAGCACAATCATGTGGGTTGCGCAGGAAACACAGGGGTCGTATGCACGGACGATAACTTCTGCAAGTTCCCAGGGTGCGCCGGTAAGTGCACGGCTGCAGGTCGGGAAGTTCCAGGTGGTCGGGACAAGCATGGAGAACCACTCGACTTTGCCGTTCCTTACTTTTGCAAGGTGAACGTCGCAGCCACGTGGTGCTTCATTTGCTGCCCATCCGATTTCGCCGTCTCCCTGTGGGATGACGTCTGCTACGGTGGATCCGCTAGTGTTGAGTGCATCTGCTGCCTCAATCATCTTGTAGACCGAGTCCATGTATTCCATTTCACGAGCGATGTTCAGGCCGATTGCGCCTTTACGGTCGTAGTTCTTGAAGATGGACATACGTGCACGGGGACCGACTTCAACAGGCTGTCCGTCGTACAGTGGTACGCCGGTGCATGCCTGCATCTGCGGCCATGCTTTTGCACCTGCTTTGGTGGTTCCGCCGACTGGGTATGCGGGGTCGTCCATGGTGATCTCTTCTTCACCCATATACCAGTCCCAGGGTCTGACTTCAAGCCAGCGTGCTGGGTCCCAGGTCGGGTGTTCGTCAAGAGAGGAGCTGCCGTACATTGGGTCAGCTGCCATGTAGCCCTGCTGGTGGAAACCGAGGTCTTTTGGAATTGCAACTTCGCGGCCGCACATTTCTGCCCAGTCACGTTTGCCGTAGTTCTCAAAGACTGCGATCATGAATTCCATCTGTGCACGTGCAAGCGGGAGTGCCTGCTTTGCAAGGTCGTAGACCTTTGCTTTTGCACGTGGGGTGATGTTTTTGTACATACCACCAACACGGGGGTTGGACGGGTGTACTGCTTCGCCACCGACGATCTCGCCGATGGTCTGACCGATCATACGAAGGGTCTGGATACGCTTTGCGACAGATCTGACCGGCTCTTCAGGTGTGAAGGGGTTGATCTTTGTGTCGGTTCCTGGGAGGTACATATCCGGAAGAGCCAGGATGTCGTGCAGTGCATGGGAATGCAGTCTGTTTGCAGCCTGGAGGATAATACGCAGGAGGTATGCGTCGTCTGGGATCTCAACACCCATTGATGCTTCCATTGCCTCAGTTGCGGCAAGTGTGTGGGCAATCGGACAGATACCACAAACACGGGAAGCGATCTTTGGGACCTGCTCATAGGTTTTACCAATGGCAAGTTTCTCTACTCCACGAACCGGTGTGATAGAAAGCCAGTCTCCGCGCTCAATGATGCCTTCATCGTTTACTTTTAAAACGAGCTTGGAGTGACCTTCATGTCTTGTGGTCGGGGAAATTTCTACTACTTTCGACAATGTTTTCGCCTCATCCTAAATTATTTAGGTTTTCAAACAGCTATACAGGAATATTACCATTGTCCTTTTGGATTAATGACACGTACAGAAGTACGCTAATCCATGTCTTTATTCCGTGAGTAATTAAGTATTCCCCACACGGTTAATGACAATTCACTAACTGCGCATGTATTTTTACATGTAGTATTACTATTATTAATAAAAGTATGCATAAAATATTATAATTACAATCGCTATGATTATTTACGTCAAGTTCCGGGGAATCCATGGCGTTTCTGCCCCCTATTGAGTGTGCGCTCTCAGTGAGGCTCATTTTTTAGAAAAAAGGAATTAGTTCCTCCCCAATCTATTTTAGGGTGAACGGCTCTCTTTCTGACATAATCAGGAAAATTTCTGATATATTGGTCTGATAACCGCAGCAAAAAATTCAGTCATCCATTATCTTTGGGATCTGCCTTTGTACTTCCGCTGCCACATCTTTAAGGGGGATCTTCAGTTTTTGTGCAGCATTTTTCATATCCTCAAACTCAGGCTTTATAGAAATAATACGGCCGCAGTGTTTTGACACTTTGACCCGCACGGAAAACTCCTCTCCGGAGATCGTAAACGGATAGGATTTCCTACAGCGGTCTGCAACGATCCTCGGTTCTTCCTTTATTCGCACACCAAGAGTTCCCGTTTCCTCCATTAAAATCTCTACATGTTTTTGGTATTGATCAAGAGTCGTGATGACGGATAAGACAAATACCGGCCGGTTCTTTTTGCCAAATCCCTGCGTAACGAATACATCAACCGCCCCGGATGCCAAAAGTTGCTCAACGGTATATCCGATTATCTCTCCTGAGACATCGTCAATATTTGTCTCAAGAATGATGATCCTCTCCTCCGTCAAATCAGAAACCTCGCCCCGAACGACCAAAAGACCATACTCTTTTGCGTATCCCGTCTTCACCGGCGTCATCGAGGGGATCGATCTGCGAAAAACCGCAAGATTTGCTAAGAGAGATGCACCAACAGGTGTTGTCAGTTCCTTATCGGTGAAAGTATCTGAAACAGGTACCCGGTGCAGAGCACAGATCTCCAGAGTTTCAGGCAGGCAGTTTCCAAGAGCGGGCGGAGCCGCATAGATCGGAAACGAAAGAAGCTCCATTGCATCCAACAGTGCGATCGGACACAAAACCTCCGGGAGTACTTGCGTGATGGAAAAATCTCCCTCATGAAACTTCGTGAATGCAGCTTCCAGATCAGAAAAAACTGCATGTGCCTTCTCTTTCGCAGCACTTGACAATCCCAAATCGTTCATCAATATCTCAGGATCGTTTCCCGTGAATCGAGACACAACATCAGCAGTATTTTTGTGCAGATCTTCAAGATCACCAAGATCAGAAAGAGCCGCCGTAAAGGCAGCTCCACTGATACCTCCGATCCGCGGATCAATGAATAACGTTTTCATTCTGGGAATGGTTCTTCCATCTTTGCATAGATCAGCTGGGCAAGTTTTGCAACTTCAGCGGCCTTATCTTTTGCACCGGGGATAGAGCGGGTCAGATATGCCCCGTTTTCTGCCTCTTTTGCCGCCGTTTTTGCGTCCATATCAAAAAGAGCGCCAACTGCCGCCGGTACCGTCACATTAATGATGGTATGACCGATATACTGAAGCTCCTGTGTGAGGATCGCACCGCACTGGAGAGCAATTCCCCAGTCGGGATTGTCTTTGTTTTTACCTTCGAGTGCAAATGCGGGCACTTCTTTTGCACTCAGATTTTCCACATGGTAGGGTTTGCCGTCGATTTTTACGTCATAGGAAACATAGGAATCAAAACCCCAGTAACGCTCGGTGAACTTATCCGTGCGTCTTCCATGCGACCTGAGTTCTGTGAATTTCAGCTCGATAGTATGACCGGTGAATCCGGAAAGGATCGCAGACCCCCTCTTTTCGACATACGCTCTCCGTTCTTCATCCAGAAGTTTTGCTGCGTCGGCCAAAGATTTTCCGCTTTTCATCATATCATAGGTCTTTTCCGCACGGCGGTAGATCGCTCTGTCACGGACTCCTTCGGATGCTAAGATGCAGGTTTTTGTGATCTTTCCCCGTGAAACCTGCTCGGCTTTTCGTGCGATGGTATTCAGACTGCATATGGCAAGTTCCGGATCGATGAACGAGTTCATCTTGTATTCCCTGATAATGTCAGCTGCCGCGAACACGTCGCCGCCGTTCTGCATTAAAAGCCGGAGAGCAGGAACAGTGTCTCCGAGCACGTGACCCAGGGGAGCATTGACAGGTCCTCCGGAAAATCCTGCGCCGATCATCGCTGCTTCTTCAAATCCGGCAAAAATCTCTGAAAATGCCATTGATCCGATCACTGACGGTCCGCCGATATCTTTAAGAATAAGACCAAAGTCTCCTATGAGTGTTGCCACGTCATATTCTTCATGTGTTCCGCGGATATGCAGTTTTTCAGGGAGATTTGCTGCATCACGGGCGCCTTTTCCAGCCATATATGAGGAATCAACGGTTCCGAATTTTCCAAATTCTTCACCTAAACTTGCGTCAGGATGTACGATTTCCATCGTAACCGCTGCCCCGATCAATGCCGGCCAAAGTCCAAGCGGAGTGACTCCGGCTCCGGCCATTGCATTCAGCATGGCCTTTGTTCCGACTTGTGCGGCATTGTAGGCAAGTTCCGGTATGTTGTAGTCTTCGCCAAGTGCGGAGTGACCATAGATCGTTCCGCCTGAGATGAATCCGGGAAGGGTTGATCCGTCGACTCTGGTCAGTTTTTTCTCATCAAGGGCTTTGTAGATCGCCATGTATGCCGGAAATGCCTGGATCCTGTGGGTAGATTTTCCGGTTACCAAAGCAATAGCGCTTGTTCTGGCTCCTCCGGCATGCATTCTGGCCATAGCGCCGAGTTTTCTGTTTCCCAGAGGAACACCCGATCGTGCGGCCGATCCTGCAAAGTAGGCAAGGGATGCAACGATCAAAGCTGCATTTTCAGGAGCTGCTCCTGAATTCATGGCCGCTTTAACGGCTTTTTCAATGACCGTATCCAGAGGGAGCTGTCCCAGAGATGCATCAAGAACGGTCATTTTTTCCGCACAGTTGGTCTGCTTTCCGGAAATCGAGCAGAAGATATCTTCTGTGATCGAGTTGGCGGCAGCATAGACTTGAATTACAAGTGCGCCGTGACCTTTTGTTGCAGCCTCAAGTTTATCGTTGGATAAAGAGTCTGGTTGATAAGTTGCCGCCATGGATGCAGCATACATGATTTTTTGCTTTGTGTCGTTCGTCATGAGATTCCACCTCTGATTTTGTGAGAGTTAGACTTTCAAACCATATATACATTTCACAATAGGTCATAAGTACATAAATTTATCTATGTGGTTGTGGTGAATTTATGTGTGTTGAAGGATGAGCGTGGGTGAATAGGTTCGAAAAAAGTAATTGGATTATATGCTGAGTTCTTCGCGAAGCTCGGCAAGTGTTGCCTTTCTTTCGGCGTAGGCATCATGCTGGTGGATGCTTTCCTCGTTCGTCTGCCGGATCGTGATGTGCGTGTCTCCGGGCAGGTCAACGAACGTGGCAACAACTCTTCGTGCCATCTCACGAACACAGTCTTCGACGAATCTGGCGTTCTTGTGGGCCGCCATCACGACATAGCTTTCATCGCCGCGTTTCAGGAGTTCGTAGATCTTTGCGCTCATCGACTCCTTGAGGACGGTGACGATCTGTTCGAGCGGGACAATAATGTCGCCGTCTGTCTCGACACAGAGAAAACCCCGTCCGCGCTGGTTATGACTTGCCATGGGGATCTCATTGAAGAATGCATCGATCTTATCCTCGGGGATCTCGAGTTTTTCCATCACATGCATCGCATGATCCTTCATGATGTTCTGGGCGCACGGACATGCGGTGATACCGGTGACCTCGGCGCCGACGCTTTTTCTGACTATCGGTTTACCGTTCGTTCTCTCAGCAACTGCGTGTGCATAGACATTGATGACTTCCTGACATGATGTCTTCGAGACCGGTGTCTCCCGGTTCATCATGTAGAAACTTCTCATAAAAACTTCCGTGCGGTCAGCGTATTCATGATGATCGAGAAGTTTTCGTGAAACGATCCCGCATACATCCTCAATACCCTTGACATCACCGCTCGTTGCCTGCTGGAGCACTTCGTCGATCACTTCAAAGTTTCTGGAAAGGTTTGCTCCTTTCAGACTGCTGGGGAGATCAACGAATACATCAAACTCGGATATGAAAATCGCCGGCCGGGTCTTTCCTGGCCTG
This Methanocorpusculum sp. DNA region includes the following protein-coding sequences:
- the frhG gene encoding coenzyme F420 hydrogenase subunit gamma is translated as MADKITVGHVHMSGCTGCLVSLADNYEGLLTILDKYADLVYCLTLADVRHIPKMDVALVEGSVCINDECSMEEILETRENAAIVVALGGCACYGNTTRFCRGGQQNQPQHEGFLPIGDLIKVDVYIPGCAPTPQQIRNVCLMAFLLLKGNDEQKALATAYLTPLMSLAAAGTEACGCDLMTEVINQGLCCGCGSCAAACPVRAVTIQYGKPQVERDLCIKCGACYAQCPRSFFSFEVCGQYEAITNLIGEVMKP
- the mptA gene encoding GTP cyclohydrolase MptA translates to MSLPDVQSTAPDVRISLTRVGVKNVRKLVEVGRPGKTRPAIFISEFDVFVDLPSSLKGANLSRNFEVIDEVLQQATSGDVKGIEDVCGIVSRKLLDHHEYADRTEVFMRSFYMMNRETPVSKTSCQEVINVYAHAVAERTNGKPIVRKSVGAEVTGITACPCAQNIMKDHAMHVMEKLEIPEDKIDAFFNEIPMASHNQRGRGFLCVETDGDIIVPLEQIVTVLKESMSAKIYELLKRGDESYVVMAAHKNARFVEDCVREMARRVVATFVDLPGDTHITIRQTNEESIHQHDAYAERKATLAELREELSI
- a CDS encoding LarC family nickel insertion protein, translated to MKTLFIDPRIGGISGAAFTAALSDLGDLEDLHKNTADVVSRFTGNDPEILMNDLGLSSAAKEKAHAVFSDLEAAFTKFHEGDFSITQVLPEVLCPIALLDAMELLSFPIYAAPPALGNCLPETLEICALHRVPVSDTFTDKELTTPVGASLLANLAVFRRSIPSMTPVKTGYAKEYGLLVVRGEVSDLTEERIIILETNIDDVSGEIIGYTVEQLLASGAVDVFVTQGFGKKNRPVFVLSVITTLDQYQKHVEILMEETGTLGVRIKEEPRIVADRCRKSYPFTISGEEFSVRVKVSKHCGRIISIKPEFEDMKNAAQKLKIPLKDVAAEVQRQIPKIMDD
- a CDS encoding FAD-dependent oxidoreductase, which gives rise to MQKFDVILIGIGKTGKILAKQSAAAGKSVAVIEKSADIPNGTSVDQADIVSHFLVHKSDFVKLHPGLSFDEKDIWYRRAIQEKRRFQATLVNNDLDELEKLDNVTVFRGSGSVIFENEVQIKSSKETSVISGSEIVFASVDRYMFPEISGIDTCPIVYTREMLMDLVDLPKRLVILGGGQVGLETASIYAGFGSTVTFLDEEMVFLSEEDEDIAAEIKKALEERGVTFKLGSHVEKIVMEKRSSLISLTSEGQKQEISADAILISPCVDHAANDDHRTSCSMCISPPFSRVGQTEREARAAGCNVLITTIPASSILMAQVIGQTTGMMKTIIDADTKKILGAGLFCAGSDEIIIIIQLAMDRDVDYTVLRDQVFPHPTIAEAFNELFSV
- the frhB gene encoding coenzyme F420 hydrogenase subunit beta; amino-acid sequence: MEYLGQYKAVYKAKSGCEDILAKAQDGGIVTSMFAYALETGIIDGAIVAGPGSEPYKPEPMIATTVEELFAARGTKYSVSPNLALIKEATRSYGLDKIGIVGTPCQIQAVRKAQLYPIGMRDVPDKIALALGIFCMENFPYQGLFQMVEDHCATKIDNVTKMDIGKGKFSVYTERGVNSQIPLKVTHKYEQPGCHVCLDYVANMADISTGSVGTPDGWSTVFVRSAAGEAAFNKAVEAGWIIAESMDGVKPGLELVEKLATEKITKNQKYLEHRLHKEHPALKPLRNPYI
- a CDS encoding ABC transporter substrate-binding protein — encoded protein: MKKIRGIILFLVLICVGAAVFCGGVSAEETKTFVDDVGREITLPATIDAVSPSGPLAQIVLYSFNPDLLVSISSKYSADQEKYIDARVLALPVTGQFYGSKSTMNAEEIMELNKKLHIDVVLDVGEAKSTMKTDLDNMQATTGVPFAFVTQNKLNDIPQSYLTLGTLLGNETRGKELSTYVSDLLKEFDTGMAKVGTNKVSMIYVTGVDGNSVHLIGSGENSYHGEVINYLADNLAGPAVTGSGLGDEYTMEDILSMNPDYIIVAYTADHAYYNDILNGEMWQSLSAVKNGNVYEAPYGPYSWMGGPPSVQRLLSMIWLGNLFYPDVFNYNVEDNVKEFYSLFFRYDLSDSDYDQLTIYAKNDSSANSTQTPVPLAGILVGLCAASVFAIAKRR
- a CDS encoding MerR family transcriptional regulator, whose product is MMFRIGEFSKMSKTTVKTLRYYDEIGILEPEKVDLARYRYYTTGQLVKLHYIQSLQQAGLSLDEIKKIISGEDAAGILEKRRAGLETELKEKTDQLSRIDFILQGKEEEYFMNYQATIKEIPECIVYSKKMTIPNYDAYFTEIPAIGAECAAANPDLKCTVPGYCFVVYLDGEYREKDINVEYCEAVERFGNEVGDIKFKKMPAITAVSVMHKGSYSNLGEAYAFIFKWIEENGYTVTGSPRESYIDGIWNKENIADWLSEIQIPVMKK
- the frhA gene encoding coenzyme F420 hydrogenase subunit alpha — translated: MSKVVEISPTTRHEGHSKLVLKVNDEGIIERGDWLSITPVRGVEKLAIGKTYEQVPKIASRVCGICPIAHTLAATEAMEASMGVEIPDDAYLLRIILQAANRLHSHALHDILALPDMYLPGTDTKINPFTPEEPVRSVAKRIQTLRMIGQTIGEIVGGEAVHPSNPRVGGMYKNITPRAKAKVYDLAKQALPLARAQMEFMIAVFENYGKRDWAEMCGREVAIPKDLGFHQQGYMAADPMYGSSSLDEHPTWDPARWLEVRPWDWYMGEEEITMDDPAYPVGGTTKAGAKAWPQMQACTGVPLYDGQPVEVGPRARMSIFKNYDRKGAIGLNIAREMEYMDSVYKMIEAADALNTSGSTVADVIPQGDGEIGWAANEAPRGCDVHLAKVRNGKVEWFSMLVPTTWNFPTCSRALTGAPWELAEVIVRAYDPCVSCATHMIVLDENNKLVAQKLLE
- the frhD gene encoding coenzyme F420-reducing hydrogenase, FrhD protein, with amino-acid sequence MEGLFPEIMIAGVGNELFGDDGFGPAVIRALADYELPDNVKAMDVGLGGPHLIFSMLEPEVTKKLIIVDCMDFGGKPGDVTKIPADLLPEGRQERYMDAHSGNLLDPIGRLKGKMEIIIIGCQPGYIPAPDSEDFALELSPEVQGAVPKTVTVILQELES